Within Sander lucioperca isolate FBNREF2018 chromosome 22, SLUC_FBN_1.2, whole genome shotgun sequence, the genomic segment AACCACTTCATGGAGCTGTAGAAAAGCTCTGCACAGCTGGAAATCGCTGATATCAACCCTACGACAAAGTAGAAGCAGAGGAAGACTGTTTTCTCTGCAGGGCGGGAGGTGAAGCAGTCCACTGTGTAGGGGCAAGGAAAGCGGCTACAGGGATACTGGGACTCCACCTTGAAGCCGTAGAGCAGCCACTGGCCCACTAGAAAGCCAATTTCTGCCAATATGCGGAAGGCCACATTGATAAGGTAAAGCCTCCTTAAATGGATCTCTTCTCTGTAGTCCTGGCTGCTAAATTGGCTGGAATTGGAGCGGCTGGTCCTCTTCTTGTGATGATGCATGACATACATGAGGAAAACCAGAGAAGGTGTAGCGATGAGGACGATGTGAAACACCCAGAATCTGTACTGGGAGATGGGGAAGGCCATGTCGTAGCACACCTGTTTGCAGCCCGGCTGGAGGGTGTTGCAGGCAAACTCCTCTTGCTCATCATCAAACAGGTCACTGGCTACAGTTCCTAGGATCAGTATCCGAAAAACAAGCATGAGTAAGAGCCAGAAACGACCAAGCATCGGCGAGTGGGCCTGGAGGCTATCAAAGAGTCCACTGAGGAAGCCCCATTCACCCATGATTGCAGTGCTGTGTTGGGTACGGCTTCCTGAAAGTCTGGAGATATagccacctgtctgtctcagagCAAATGtctctggttaaaaaaaagaaagtaaaatgtaTCTTATCTCAAATTCATGACTCATTGTGAGACCAATCTTAGATCAAAGGTTGGTCCAGGGTTTATGCACCCAACAGTGGTGATACGGTTCGCATTCCAATGACCTGaaaccaaaaataaaatgtgattatACCACCTGCAATAACAGCAATATAAGCACATCACTCAACCAAATAAACACTGACCTATATTGAACCCTATCCTAATATCTCTTCTATAGGTTTCATCGAACACATGATCTTAAAGAGAAAACAGTTGAACCCCACAATGGGGTTGCCATTAATGTTGGTTACTCTCCACACATTTTAACTTCACTTTGAGGGCACAACAGTTATGAATACAGCCTGGATCAGCTACAAGTTGCTAATTGTGGAAGTACAGTGGCTGGCAGAGCCACTTGCAGGTCTGAAACGTTCCTCAGATAAGAACAAGCTATTGGCAGAAAGATGACACAACAGGTTCAGCCCATTTTAATTTCCCTAATGCCAAACCTACCCTCTTTGATAATCCTTAAAAATCCTGTTTCGGCTCTTCTTGTTTGTGTTCTCCCACTCTGATTAATCTAATATGAAAAGAGTTGTGTCCATACAAAGTGTTAAGCTCATATGCGTACCAGTTTATattcctctcactctctccaaGTGGCATGGGATTGAGGTTTGCCGGGGCTTATAATTGACAGGGCGGCAACAGTTTAGGAAATTCCTCCTACATCCTAATCTGCATCCATCAAGGGTTCCAAATAAAAGTGATGTTTACACAAGAAAGGCAAACTCTTGAGCTTTTCAAAGAGCTTCCTAAATGGCAGGAAGAACCCCATACCACCAGTTTCACTGGACAAAATACACGAGAACATGCAACCTGCACAAAGCAACCTGTAATTAATCGTAAATATAGTATGAGTCATTCAGTTAGCGTTAAAATACACCTGACAATTTTTATTGAGCTTTGAAGTTCAAGATTAGTTCTTTCATATAAGCAATACAGTTATGACTGCTTCCTGGTGATTATGTGACTGTGGACTGGTTTATCAATGTTGTACTGAAAAAATCTTTATCTCACTAAATGAATACACACTTAACTTGTGTATAACTCAGTCTT encodes:
- the LOC116044353 gene encoding gap junction delta-3 protein, whose protein sequence is MGEWGFLSGLFDSLQAHSPMLGRFWLLLMLVFRILILGTVASDLFDDEQEEFACNTLQPGCKQVCYDMAFPISQYRFWVFHIVLIATPSLVFLMYVMHHHKKRTSRSNSSQFSSQDYREEIHLRRLYLINVAFRILAEIGFLVGQWLLYGFKVESQYPCSRFPCPYTVDCFTSRPAEKTVFLCFYFVVGLISAISSCAELFYSSMKWFCPNKQPFTSEHSCVCQNLHNMEQEEPEAVGKPRGKTVPESVSSSVRLKGGSLRSSASRKVSSIGHKHRGGKYVSTRTFMV